The following proteins are co-located in the Streptomyces bottropensis ATCC 25435 genome:
- a CDS encoding 4-carboxy-4-hydroxy-2-oxoadipate aldolase/oxaloacetate decarboxylase: MPSRHVVVRTIDRPAPDAVARLAEAGSSTVHEAIGRRGFAGTDLKPNQHNVRVAGPAVTVSSHPGDNLMIHAAVEVCRPGDVLVVTTTSPSTDGMFGELLATSLAARGVIGLVTAAGVRDTVELREMGFHVWARAVSAQGTVKASPGSVNVPVTLGGVSVRPGDVVVADDDGVVVVPRAEAEEAAELAEKRIAKEAVNREVLRSGTLGVDHYGLRARLAELGVTYQD; this comes from the coding sequence ATGCCCAGCCGTCATGTCGTCGTCAGGACCATCGACCGACCGGCCCCGGACGCCGTCGCCCGGCTCGCCGAGGCCGGGTCGTCCACCGTCCACGAGGCCATCGGCCGCCGTGGCTTCGCGGGCACCGACCTGAAACCGAACCAGCACAACGTACGGGTGGCGGGCCCGGCGGTGACGGTCAGCTCGCATCCCGGGGACAACCTGATGATCCACGCGGCCGTCGAGGTGTGCCGCCCCGGAGACGTCCTCGTGGTGACCACCACTTCCCCGTCCACGGACGGCATGTTCGGCGAACTGCTGGCGACGTCCCTCGCCGCCCGCGGTGTCATCGGCCTGGTCACGGCGGCCGGGGTGCGCGACACCGTGGAACTGCGGGAGATGGGCTTCCACGTCTGGGCCCGTGCCGTGTCCGCGCAGGGCACGGTGAAGGCGTCCCCGGGCTCGGTCAACGTGCCCGTGACGCTGGGCGGGGTGTCCGTGCGGCCCGGGGACGTCGTCGTCGCCGACGACGACGGTGTGGTCGTCGTACCTCGCGCGGAGGCGGAGGAGGCGGCCGAGCTGGCGGAGAAGCGGATCGCGAAGGAAGCCGTCAACCGGGAGGTCCTGCGTTCCGGGACGCTGGGCGTGGACCACTACGGACTGCGCGCCCGGCTCGCCGAACTCGGCGTCACCTACCAGGACTGA